A stretch of the Leishmania infantum JPCM5 genome chromosome 30 genome encodes the following:
- a CDS encoding putative protein kinase, whose translation MNSQASSSPLPPAASCVQFRPEQLQLGTGIPLGSGAISQVVQCRLHCAAAPLLPVVVKVVSKIQVLQQGKVQSVMNEKATLQRLAPFPYVVRLYGTAQSEDELYFVLEWLPHGDLLQHIRYVAQERVRQYNEEEAAAGSTASMPSPGAVAGGTTGSVPDGAPVAEASASTGPSKRATAIPASSTALRCLDFHDIQLITAQLVLALEHTADRGVVLRDLKPENVAFDEKYRACLLDFDTADLEGAVNMPETNGGVACPPPVDAAAVDEAESSDGGGGHAAAENGGASSSSRRRRLTVSQIHRMRRKTASFCGTAHYVSPEMVGECKWSFSSDLWALGALVYELVYGEHLFSGMTPFEVLQKVVHGSYVERHELFPHIHFADDADGEAEQCCGERRFAAVKDFIQQLLLTDPQKRLGVHPDTHRFDATALRRHALFDGFQWEPVEAQLRTFRMRRFDLGSSKATSAASGDASCDAREASNDASGASSAALKSLVAACVDPSASLASCYHILPFNDPAYAEYVYRATADANPFEQFFTQEDTEPAPTAAAASHEAAGSAGGSAPGAVPTPAVNSRPEAASVVDDDEVDDVIDDVGMHYTGRPADKYFQDYRDTP comes from the coding sequence ATGAACTCACAAGCTtcttcttcacctcttcctccagcCGCTTCGTGCGTGCAGTTCCGGCCTGAGCAGCTTCAGCTCGGCACAGGGATCCCTCTCGGCTCCGGCGCTATTAGCCAAGTTGTGCAGTGCCGTCTacactgcgccgccgcgcccttGCTGCCGGTCGTGGTGAAGGTCGTCTCCAAGATCCAGGTGCTGCAACAGGGTAAGGTGCAGAGTGTCATGAACGagaaggcgacgctgcagcgcctcgctccGTTTCCGTATGTGGTCCGTCTCTACGGCACCGCCCAGTCCGAGGACGAGCTTTACTTTGTACTCGAGTGGCTTCCCCATGGcgacctgctgcagcacatccgATACGTGGCACAGGAGCGTGTGCGGCAGtacaacgaggaggaggcagcagctggaTCGACTGCTAGTATGCCTAGTCCCGGTGCAGTAGCCGGTGGCACCACTGGATCCGTGCCGGACGGTGCCCCGGTGGCGGAAGCATCAGCGTCGACAGGTCCGTCTAAACGGGCCACGGCAATTCcggccagcagcacggcgctcCGCTGCCTCGACTTTCATGACATTCAACTTATAACGGCACAGCTGGTGCTAGCCCTCGAGCACACCGCCGACAGGGGTGTCGTGCTGCGTGACTTGAAGCCCGAGAATGTGGCGTTCGATGAGAAGTACCGCGCCTGCTTGCTGGACTTCGACACTGCGGACCTCGAGGGGGCCGTGAATATGCCGGAGACGAACGGCGGCGTAGCATGCCCTCCACCGGTGGATGCAGCTGCCGTTGATGAAGCCGAaagcagcgatggcggcggtggacacgcagcagcagagaacggcggcgcttcttcgtcttcgcgacggcgccgcctcacgGTCTCTCAAATCCACCGTATGCGGAGGAAAACGGCGAGCTTCTGCGGCACGGCGCACTACGTTTCACCGGAGATGGTGGGGGAGTGCAAGTGGAGCTTCAGCAGCGACCTATGGGCCCTCGGTGCACTCGTGTACGAGTTGGTGTACGGCGAGCACCTCTTTTCTGGCATGACACCGTTTGAAGTCCTCCAGAAGGTAGTCCACGGCAGCTACGTGGAGAGACACGAGCTGTTTCCGCACATCCACTttgccgacgacgcggatggggaAGCGGAGCAGTGCTGCGGCGAGCGTCGCTTCGCTGCTGTGAAGGATTTcatccagcagctgctcttgACGGACCCGCAGAAGCGGCTTGGCGTGCACCCCGACACGCACCGCTTcgacgccacggcgctgcgccgccacgcgctgtTCGACGGCTTTCAATGGGAgccggtggaggcgcagctgcgcaccttcCGCATGCGCCGATTCGACTTGGGGAGCTCGAAGGCGACGAGTGCTGCCTCAGGCGACGCGAGTTGTGATGCGCGAGAGGCTTCGAATGACGCTTCAGGTGCCTCGTCTGCAGCGCTGAAGTCGCTTGTAGCCGCGTGCGTCGATCCATCTGCATCGCTCGCCTCGTGCTACCACATCCTCCCTTTCAACGACCCCGCCTACGCAGAGTATGTGTATCGCGCGACGGCGGATGCCAACCCGTTCGAGCAGTTCTTTACTCAAGAGGACACCGAGCCGGCacccacggcagcggcagcatcacaTGAGGCAGCGGGCTCAGCGGGTGGCAGCGCGCCTGGTGCAGTGCCGACACCTGCGGTGAATTCCAGACCCGAGGCCGCCTCTGTagtggacgacgacgaggtggaTGACGTCATTGATGATGTGGGCATGCACTACACCGGCCGCCCCGCCGACAAGTACTTTCAGGACTACCGCGACACTCCCTGA
- a CDS encoding putative ubiquitin conjugation factor E4 B produces the protein MLEITSLGQLLLHVQRSDVVTVIDFYADWCGPCQQIKPQFEQMARYYDPSKVIFAKCNVDRNRDCASRYGVSTIPTFIVFYANERVATVTGGDLGMVQRSIDLAVAQIPETAAPSSAGQTAARRDSVQETQDAFAEQMLRIVEAKSTKNQILEKDSCDAAYALLKAKTPYGLLLLPYLASDAFSAVAIDALFSNIASRAGAERHEEGYLINQVLSHLMQLSTHLSWGDMSVVKQLHRVLLSLLACPRMQTALMTSPFFTNMFITTGTQLEHTTLLGVLFGLGPKPMAAARAPHGDWLAMLEVFSPQKQDEHQQTVYTIQQEMSTLAKMNVRLVQSLLHVKTARDATLRYLGRALQLNEDYLKTMHHDSPISSRYFMIQLQSVLIELALPIFQARANKEDTSSSGGYDYRQIPAHYLLDRLYGPNGVVVSFGSDVERVAHFGDDNPLPRAPSSRDPYKPFIHLFFLAARAVTLCAAVFIDEHDRDERQATHPQASRQQRDFFTAEKLLLEGLLGSTELSASRLEFLNHLAHWLLMVMQVDDQGVLPAQPPAEWGYLPQCLVDCVIRATSMAPLDGLYSDGMISLMLVLMGNTKYFPKPHTHALFPAYLLRLQENYATRKVLEQHPWFSTHIVRACMECYIAVEKSTYERVEVRYELSYAIKTFLKSNLLCEPVREEMESQANNTMLERFSHMAVAEVNEAVDQVIDTLTRMNEMVKAGADLSENAVASDSPQNAADGSNGEQQQRQTRRQRSNASRNEDVDAGEDGGEGDEEENADGSQTYHERGMSLRSHLMLFTASMDMFIELSLQFPKGVSQNMVAGQISEMLARSLMAFAGPNSRSLKIQNADLYNFRPREVLMRLVDCFTHFRRSKNFLRCLCHCSIPLSDIRSVMRTIVDRQLVSEDLIWKVSEMAAAVTSVSKEVDNEEAVWDDAPDYALDALLSTPLLQPVALPADVKDLNDLVYVNQETLHHLLLSESKHPFTNEPLTEDKVAAFNKRPDVAAAVEGRRAAIQKWLEDVKAAQV, from the coding sequence ATGCTGGAGATTACGAGCCTTGGCCAGTTGCTATTGCATGTACAGCGCAGCGATGTAGTGACGGTGATCGACTTCTACGCCGACTGGTGCGGGCCGTGCCAGCAGATCAAGCCGCAATTCGAGCAGATGGCGCGCTACTACGACCCCAGCAAGGTCATCTTTGCCAAGTGCAACGTCGACCGTAACCGCGATTGCGCCAGCCGCTACGGCGTCTCCACCATACCCACCTTCATCGTCTTCTACGCCAATGAGCGTGTTGCAACCGTGACAGGTGGCGACCTTGGTatggtgcagcgcagcatcgaTCTCGCCGTGGCCCAAATCCCGGAGACTGCGGCGCCCTCGTCTGCCGGCcagacggcagcgaggcgtgATTCGGTGCAGGAGACGCAGGACGCCTTTGCGGAGCAGATGCTGCGCATTGTGGAGGCCAAGAGTACCAAGAACCAAATCCTCGAGAAAGATAGCTGCGACGCTGCGTACGCGCTACTCAAGGCCAAGACCCCCTacggcctgctgctgctgccctacCTCGCCTCTGACGCCTTCTCCGCCGTGGCCATCGACGCCCTCTTCTCCAACATTGCTtctcgcgctggcgctgagCGGCACGAAGAGGGTTATCTCATCAACCAGGTCCTATCCCACCTCATGCAACTCTCCACCCATCTCTCCTGGGGGGACATGAGCGTTgtgaagcagctgcaccgcgtgctCCTGTCGCTGCTCGCCTGCCCACGGATGCAGACAGCGCTGATGACGAGTCCGTTCTTTACCAATATGTTCATCACAACCGGCACGCAGCTCGAGCACACCACGCTCTTGGGCGTTCTCTTTGGCCTGGGACCAAAGCCtatggcagcggcgcgcgcgccgcacgGGGACTGGCTCGCGATGCTAGAGGTGTTCTCTCCTCAAAAGCAGGATGAGCATCAGCAGACAGTCTACACAATACAGCAGGAGATGAGTACGCTTGCGAAGATGAACGTGCGACTGGTGCAGAGCCTGCTCCATGTAAAGACGGCTCGCGACGCAACACTGCGGTACCTTGGCAGAGCCCTACAGCTGAACGAGGATTACCTGAAGACGATGCATCACGACAGCCCCATCAGCTCTCGCTACTTTATGATCCAGCTTCAGTCGGTTCTCATTGAGCTCGCACTGCCTATCTTCCAGGCGCGCGCGAACAAGGAAGAcacgagcagcagtggcggttACGACTACCGCCAGATCCCAGCCCACTACCTGCTGGATCGCCTGTACGGCCCAAACGGCGTCGTCGTTTCCTTTGGCAGCGACGTCGAGCGGGTGGCGCACTTCGGCGACGACAACCCGCTGCCCCGCGCGCCGTCGAGCCGCGACCCCTACAAACCTTTCATCcatctcttcttcctcgcgGCCCGTGCTGTCACGCTGTGCGCGGCCGTCTTCATTGACGAGCATGACCGCGACGAGCGCCAGGCGACTCATCCTCAGGcgtcacggcagcagcgcgactTCTTCACCGCGGAGAAGCTCCTGCTTGAGGGCCTGCTCGGGTCGACTGAGCTTAGTGCGAGCCGACTCGAGTTCCTCAATCACCTCGCACACTGGCTCCTGATGGTGATGCAAGTGGATGACCAGGGTGTCCTGCCGGCTCAACCGCCAGCGGAATGGGGCTACCTCCCGCAGTGCCTCGTCGACTGCGTGATTCGCGCCACGAGTATGGCGCCGTTGGACGGCCTTTACTCCGACGGCATGATCTCCCTCATGCTGGTGCTCATGGGCAACACCAAGTACTTTCCTAagccccacacgcacgccctctTCCCGGCCTACCttctgcggctgcaggagaACTACGCGACACGCAAGGTGCTCGAGCAGCATCCGTGGTTCAGCACCCACATTGTGCGCGCCTGCATGGAGTGCTACATCGCTGTCGAGAAGTCCACATACGAGCGAGTCGAAGTGCGCTACGAGCTCTCGTATGCCATCAAAACGTTCCTCAAGTCGAACCTGCTGTGCGAGCCGGTGCGCGAGGAGATGGAGTCGCAGGCGAACAACACCATGCTCGAGCGCTTCTCGCacatggcggtggcggaggtgaaTGAGGCAGTCGATCAGGTGATCGACACCCTCACAAGGATGAACGAGATGGTAAAGGCCGGCGCGGATTTGTCAGAGAACGCCGTCGCGTCAGACAGCCCGCagaacgccgccgacggctcGAACGgggagcaacagcagcggcagacgcgccgTCAGCGAAGCAACGCGAGTCGCAACGAGGatgtcgacgccggcgaggacggcggcgagggggacgaggaggagaatgCTGACGGGTCGCAGACGTATCACGAGCGTGGCATGAGCCTCCGCTCCCACCTGATGCTCTTTACCGCCTCGATGGACATGTTCATCGAGCTGTCTTTGCAGTTCCCCAAGGGCGTCTCGCAGAACATGGTGGCTGGGCAGATCAGCGAGATGCTTGCCCGCAGCCTGATGGCGTTCGCCGGCCCAAACAGCCGGAGCCTGAAGATCCAGAACGCCGACCTCTACAACTTCCGCCCCCGCGAGGTCCTGATGCGTCTCGTCGACTGCTTCACGCACTTCCGGCGCTCCAAGAACTTTCTCCGCTGCCTGTGCCACTGCAGCATTCCGCTGTCTGACATTCGCAGCGTCATGCGCACCATCGTGGACCGCCAGCTCGTCTCGGAGGATCTCATCTGGAAGGTGTCtgagatggcggcggcggtgacgtcTGTGTCCAAGGAGGTGGACAACGAGGAGGCCGTCTGGGACGACGCGCCGGACTACGCCTTGGATGCGTTGCTCTCCACCCCGCTCCTCCAGCCTGttgcgctgccggcggacgtGAAGGACCTGAATGACCTGGTGTACGTCAACCAGGAgacgctgcaccacctcctcctgtcCGAGAGCAAGCACCCTTTCACGAACGAGCCGCTGACGGAGGACAAGGTGGCGGCTTTTAACAAGCGCCCTGACGTGGCGGCCGCTGTGGAGGGGCGACGGGCTGCTATCCAGAAATGGCTGGAGGACGTCAAGGCTGCCCAGGTGTAG